A single Brucella intermedia LMG 3301 DNA region contains:
- the hflC gene encoding protease modulator HflC gives MAQNRLPIIGGIVAVIAFLIYSATFIVSERQQAIVLRFGQIVDVKTDPGIYFKLPFGFLDADTVQLIDDRLLRFDLDDIRVQVSGGKFYDVDAFLVYRITDARKFRETVSGSTLLAEQRLRTRLDAALRSVYGQRGFEAALSEERGDMMREVRDQLRPDATSLGLTIADVRIRRTDLTAEVSQQTYDRMKAERLAEAERLRARGREAAQRIRAVADRQVVETIAEARKESEILRGEGDAQRSEIFARSAGKDPGFFAFYRSMSAYREALETPDTTLVLSPDSEFFKFFRDAGGRLATPAQ, from the coding sequence ATGGCCCAGAACAGGCTTCCAATCATTGGCGGTATCGTTGCCGTCATCGCTTTCCTGATCTACTCCGCCACGTTCATCGTATCCGAGCGTCAACAGGCTATCGTGCTTCGCTTCGGCCAGATCGTCGATGTGAAGACGGACCCGGGCATCTATTTCAAGCTGCCTTTCGGCTTCCTGGATGCTGACACCGTGCAGTTGATCGATGACCGTCTGCTGCGCTTCGATCTGGACGATATCCGCGTTCAGGTTTCCGGCGGCAAGTTCTATGACGTCGATGCCTTCCTCGTCTACCGTATCACCGATGCGCGCAAGTTCCGTGAAACCGTTTCAGGCAGCACGCTTCTTGCCGAGCAGCGGCTGCGCACCCGTCTTGATGCTGCACTGCGCAGCGTTTACGGCCAGCGCGGTTTTGAAGCGGCGCTTTCGGAAGAGCGTGGCGACATGATGCGCGAAGTGCGTGACCAGCTTCGTCCCGACGCGACGTCGCTTGGCCTTACCATTGCCGATGTTCGCATTCGCCGTACGGATCTGACCGCCGAGGTCTCGCAGCAGACCTATGACCGCATGAAGGCCGAACGTCTGGCCGAGGCGGAGCGCCTGCGTGCCCGGGGCCGTGAGGCCGCCCAGCGCATCCGCGCGGTGGCCGACCGTCAGGTCGTCGAAACGATCGCGGAAGCACGCAAGGAATCGGAAATCCTTCGCGGTGAGGGCGATGCCCAGCGCAGTGAGATCTTCGCCCGTTCCGCAGGCAAGGACCCCGGCTTCTTCGCCTTCTACCGGTCGATGTCCGCTTATCGTGAAGCACTTGAGACACCGGATACAACGCTGGTTCTCTCACCGGACTCGGAGTTCTTCAAGTTCTTCCGGGACGCTGGCGGCAGACTTGCAACACCTGCCCAGTAA
- a CDS encoding dihydrofolate reductase: MSARRPIVSIIVAAAENGVIGRDNDMPWRLSTDLKRFKALTLGKPVIMGRRTWESIGRPLPGRPNIVVTRDKGFRAEGATTVGSLDEAIALGCKLAAEVGAEEVCVIGGGKIYAQALPLADRVHLTRVLAEIDGDTRFPEIDPNLWQAVSQEDVPAGDKDSHPTRYFVYEKRAV, translated from the coding sequence ATGTCCGCAAGGAGGCCCATTGTTTCGATCATTGTCGCCGCCGCTGAAAACGGGGTTATCGGGCGCGATAATGACATGCCGTGGCGGCTTTCGACCGATCTCAAGCGCTTCAAGGCGCTGACGCTCGGAAAGCCTGTCATCATGGGGCGACGGACCTGGGAATCCATCGGGCGCCCCTTGCCGGGGAGGCCCAACATCGTGGTGACAAGAGACAAGGGATTTCGGGCTGAGGGCGCGACTACGGTCGGTTCTCTTGATGAAGCGATTGCGCTTGGGTGTAAACTCGCCGCCGAGGTGGGGGCCGAAGAGGTCTGTGTCATCGGCGGGGGAAAAATCTATGCGCAGGCTCTGCCTCTCGCGGACCGCGTTCACCTGACGCGCGTTCTGGCGGAGATCGACGGCGATACGCGTTTTCCGGAAATCGATCCGAACCTATGGCAAGCGGTTTCGCAGGAAGATGTGCCCGCCGGGGACAAGGACAGCCACCCAACGCGCTATTTCGTGTACGAAAAACGTGCTGTGTAA
- a CDS encoding thymidylate synthase, with amino-acid sequence MRTYLDLLQHVLDNGVDRGDRTGTGTRSVFGYQMRFNLEEGFPVLTTKKLHLRSIIHELLWFLKGDTNIAYLKENGVSIWDEWADENGDLGPVYGYQWRSWPAPDGRHIDQIANLLKMLHGNPNSRRLIVSAWNPALVDEMALPPCHCLFQFYVADGKLSCQLYQRSADIFLGVPFNIASYALLTMMIAQVTGLKPGEFVHTLGDAHIYANHFDQAREQLARTPKKLPQMWINPDVKDLFAFRFEDFRLEGYEADPTIKAPIAV; translated from the coding sequence ATGCGCACCTATCTCGATCTTCTTCAACATGTGCTCGATAACGGTGTTGACCGTGGCGACCGCACGGGCACGGGTACGCGGTCGGTTTTCGGATATCAGATGCGCTTCAATCTGGAAGAGGGCTTTCCCGTTCTCACCACCAAGAAGCTGCATCTCCGGTCGATCATCCATGAACTTCTCTGGTTTCTGAAAGGCGACACGAACATCGCTTATCTGAAGGAAAACGGCGTTTCGATCTGGGATGAATGGGCAGACGAAAACGGCGATCTGGGGCCGGTTTACGGTTATCAGTGGCGCTCATGGCCCGCGCCGGACGGCCGTCACATCGATCAGATCGCGAATCTTCTGAAGATGCTGCATGGGAATCCCAATTCGCGCCGCCTCATCGTATCGGCCTGGAATCCGGCGCTCGTCGATGAAATGGCGCTGCCGCCATGCCATTGTCTTTTCCAGTTTTATGTCGCCGACGGCAAGCTTTCGTGCCAGCTCTATCAGCGCTCGGCTGATATATTCCTGGGCGTACCGTTTAATATTGCGTCCTACGCATTGCTGACGATGATGATCGCGCAGGTCACGGGATTGAAGCCGGGAGAGTTCGTGCACACGCTGGGTGACGCGCATATTTACGCCAACCATTTCGATCAGGCGCGCGAGCAACTCGCGCGTACTCCAAAGAAATTGCCCCAGATGTGGATCAATCCGGATGTGAAAGACCTTTTTGCCTTCCGTTTCGAGGATTTCCGGCTTGAGGGCTATGAGGCCGATCCCACGATCAAAGCTCCGATTGCGGTCTGA
- a CDS encoding ribbon-helix-helix domain-containing protein produces MNAPGRLRKHSVSIRGHATSYTLEDPFFELIEEIADTREMSVASLIAEIDSRRDRSINLSSALRLHVLDWLKSRLPQG; encoded by the coding sequence GTGAACGCGCCGGGGCGGTTACGCAAACATTCCGTCAGTATTCGCGGACATGCGACGAGCTATACGCTCGAAGACCCGTTCTTTGAGTTGATTGAGGAAATTGCGGACACGCGTGAGATGTCCGTTGCAAGCTTGATCGCAGAAATCGATAGCAGGCGTGACAGGTCAATCAACCTGTCTTCCGCGCTGAGGCTCCACGTCCTGGATTGGCTTAAATCCAGATTGCCTCAAGGCTGA
- a CDS encoding multidrug effflux MFS transporter, translated as MASSLVRNAIVLGLLSAIGPFAIDMYLPALPTIAADLHAETGAVQMSLLAFFIALAIAQLFCGPLSDMIGRKLPLYGGLVLFGIGSIGSAVATDIDVLVLFRFVQGLGAAAGMVIPRAVVRDLHTGIEAARLMSLLMLVFSISPILAPLTGSVIISFFGWRGVFWAVLVAAAIGIVLVATAQKETRTAEARLESNLGSALRGYGRLLKDRYFLGLVFVGGFGIASFFVYLANSSFVLIDHYGLTPTQYAIAFSANAVSFFGVSQLNGWLGSRFGLRRVMRFAVSGFAAAMLAMFAAALMGHQSLWLIAGFLFVGYGFLGLVIPTTAVLALEDHGEIAGTASALMGTLHFVIGGVAIGVTGSFFDGTALPMVGGIAGCALTAFVLTQVVLSRKANELDTEAAAA; from the coding sequence ATGGCTTCCAGTCTTGTGCGCAATGCCATTGTTCTTGGCCTTCTTTCCGCCATTGGCCCATTTGCGATCGATATGTATCTGCCCGCTCTGCCCACCATTGCCGCCGATCTGCATGCGGAAACCGGTGCCGTGCAGATGAGCCTTCTGGCCTTTTTCATTGCGCTCGCGATAGCGCAGCTCTTCTGCGGACCGCTGTCCGACATGATCGGGCGCAAACTGCCGCTCTATGGCGGGCTGGTCCTGTTTGGCATAGGCAGCATCGGTTCGGCTGTCGCCACCGACATAGATGTGCTCGTGCTTTTCCGTTTTGTGCAGGGGCTGGGTGCTGCTGCGGGGATGGTTATTCCACGTGCTGTCGTGCGTGATCTTCATACGGGCATCGAGGCTGCGCGCCTCATGTCACTTCTGATGCTGGTTTTCTCCATATCGCCGATTCTTGCTCCCTTGACGGGCTCCGTCATTATCAGCTTCTTCGGCTGGCGCGGTGTCTTCTGGGCCGTTCTGGTTGCGGCTGCTATCGGTATCGTTCTCGTGGCGACTGCGCAAAAGGAGACGAGAACGGCGGAAGCCCGGCTAGAAAGCAATCTGGGCAGCGCCTTGCGCGGCTATGGCCGCCTGTTGAAAGACCGTTACTTTCTCGGGCTGGTTTTTGTCGGCGGCTTCGGGATTGCTTCCTTCTTCGTCTATCTCGCCAATTCGTCCTTCGTGCTTATCGACCATTACGGCCTGACGCCCACGCAATATGCGATCGCCTTTTCGGCCAATGCAGTATCGTTCTTTGGTGTTTCGCAGTTGAACGGTTGGCTGGGATCGCGCTTCGGCCTTCGGCGGGTCATGCGATTCGCGGTCTCCGGATTTGCTGCGGCAATGCTCGCCATGTTCGCCGCCGCCCTGATGGGGCACCAGTCGCTCTGGCTGATCGCCGGTTTCCTGTTCGTGGGATATGGCTTTCTCGGCCTCGTCATCCCCACAACAGCAGTTCTGGCTCTTGAGGATCACGGTGAAATTGCCGGCACGGCTTCGGCGCTCATGGGCACGCTGCATTTCGTGATAGGCGGCGTGGCAATCGGCGTGACCGGTTCATTCTTCGATGGAACGGCACTGCCGATGGTCGGCGGGATTGCCGGTTGTGCGCTGACCGCCTTCGTGCTGACGCAAGTCGTTCTGTCGCGCAAGGCGAACGAACTCGATACTGAGGCTGCTGCGGCGTAA
- a CDS encoding DUF4169 family protein: protein MSDIVNLRQFKKQKARAEKEKHADQNRVLFGRTKSEKVLTQAEMTKAQRFLDHNRLEKSDKPDAEK, encoded by the coding sequence ATGAGCGATATTGTCAACCTACGGCAGTTCAAAAAACAGAAAGCTCGCGCTGAGAAAGAGAAGCACGCGGACCAGAACCGCGTTCTTTTCGGGCGAACGAAATCCGAAAAGGTTCTTACGCAGGCGGAAATGACAAAAGCGCAGCGTTTTCTGGATCACAACCGCCTGGAGAAAAGCGACAAGCCGGACGCGGAAAAGTGA
- the hflK gene encoding FtsH protease activity modulator HflK, whose amino-acid sequence MPWSNQNGGGGPWGGGGDNNNNNGGPWGQGPKGPRGGGQNTPPDLEDILRKGQDRLKQVFPGGGGKGGSNRGVLFLIGAAVLGFWLFQSIYTVQPDELAVELRFGKPKEEVSEPGLHFHWWPIETYEKAQIVEKQINIGGQGNRSATQGLMLTGDQNIVNVQFSVLYRVSDPQAYLFNVDNPDAMVQQVSESAIREIVGRRPAQDVFRDNRAAIATSVRDIVQQTLDAYKAGIQINAVSIEDAAPPREVADAFDEVQRAEQDEDRFVEESNQYSNQKLGQARGEAAQLREEAAAYKNRVVQDAEGEAQRFSSVLGEYQKAPEVTRNRLFLETMEQVLKSTKKVIVEPGKDVVPYLPLNELMRQPRPGVNATTTTPSGGNQ is encoded by the coding sequence ATGCCCTGGAGTAACCAGAATGGTGGCGGCGGCCCGTGGGGTGGCGGCGGCGATAATAACAACAATAATGGTGGCCCATGGGGACAAGGACCGAAAGGTCCTCGTGGTGGCGGCCAGAACACGCCACCTGATCTCGAAGATATTTTGCGCAAGGGCCAAGACCGTCTGAAGCAGGTATTCCCCGGCGGTGGGGGCAAGGGCGGCAGCAATCGGGGCGTTCTGTTCCTGATCGGCGCAGCCGTTCTCGGCTTCTGGCTTTTCCAGTCGATCTATACCGTGCAGCCGGATGAACTTGCCGTCGAACTGCGCTTTGGAAAGCCGAAGGAAGAAGTGTCCGAACCGGGCCTCCATTTCCATTGGTGGCCGATCGAAACCTATGAGAAGGCGCAGATCGTCGAAAAGCAGATCAACATTGGCGGCCAGGGCAACCGGAGCGCGACCCAGGGCCTGATGCTGACGGGCGACCAGAACATCGTCAATGTTCAGTTCTCGGTTCTTTACCGTGTCTCGGACCCTCAGGCATATCTGTTCAACGTCGATAATCCCGATGCGATGGTGCAGCAGGTTTCTGAAAGCGCGATCCGCGAAATCGTTGGCCGTCGCCCGGCTCAGGATGTTTTCCGTGACAACCGTGCGGCTATCGCAACGAGCGTCCGCGATATCGTCCAGCAGACGCTAGACGCCTACAAGGCGGGTATTCAGATCAATGCCGTTTCCATCGAAGACGCAGCGCCGCCGCGTGAAGTGGCCGATGCTTTCGATGAAGTGCAGCGTGCCGAACAGGACGAAGATCGTTTCGTGGAAGAATCGAACCAGTATTCGAACCAGAAGCTCGGTCAGGCCCGCGGTGAAGCAGCGCAGCTTCGTGAAGAAGCAGCCGCCTACAAGAACCGCGTCGTTCAGGATGCGGAAGGTGAGGCGCAACGTTTCAGCTCCGTGCTGGGTGAATACCAGAAGGCGCCTGAAGTCACGCGCAATCGTCTGTTCCTCGAAACCATGGAACAGGTGCTGAAGAGCACCAAGAAAGTTATTGTCGAACCTGGAAAGGATGTCGTGCCTTATCTGCCGCTGAACGAGCTCATGCGCCAGCCACGCCCCGGTGTGAATGCGACGACGACGACCCCGAGCGGAGGTAACCAGTAA
- a CDS encoding DUF2853 family protein: MSEYLADVRRYDAAADEAVVDKIVKHLGIALRNRDSSLVSATDPEELKRVRTNWVAKKLGVDDEAKGDEVVAHVAEVMKGDRNKHRVTFYYLVAKQLGKLASL; the protein is encoded by the coding sequence ATGAGTGAATATCTCGCGGATGTCCGTCGTTACGATGCCGCTGCCGATGAAGCTGTCGTCGACAAGATCGTCAAGCATCTGGGTATTGCGCTGCGCAATCGCGATTCCTCCCTCGTTTCGGCAACGGACCCGGAAGAATTGAAGCGCGTCCGCACGAATTGGGTCGCCAAGAAGCTTGGCGTTGACGACGAAGCCAAGGGCGATGAGGTCGTTGCCCATGTTGCTGAAGTCATGAAGGGCGACCGCAACAAGCATCGCGTTACCTTCTATTATCTGGTTGCCAAGCAGCTCGGAAAACTCGCCAGCCTTTGA
- a CDS encoding Do family serine endopeptidase gives MAIAPKAGFARTLFATVALGAMTVGGTLSMGTPPAIAAQGPASVADLAEGLLDAVVNISTSQTVKGDGEGDGAVPMPQVPEGSPFQEYFKDFFGDNGGAQGDESRKVQSLGSGFVIDAEKGFIVTNNHVIADADEIEVNFNDGSKLKAELVGKDIKTDLAILKVDPSKHKLKAVQFGNSEKARIGDWVLAIGNPFGLGGTVTAGIISARKRDINSGPYDDFIQTDAAINRGNSGGPLFDMEGKVIGINTAIISPSGGSIGIGFAIPAEMAVGVIDQLKEFGEVRRGWLGVRIQPVTDDIAQSLGLKEAKGALVAGLIENSGVDNKAIEAGDVVIRYEGKPVNTARDLPRLVAETPVGKEVEIVVVRQGEEKTVKVKLGRLVEDDKSTEAATEDQAPLPEGEGGDEGKQMPDTPKKDQKSDAAPSVLGMKLSELSDEVRGEFGIAEDVEGVAVLYVSPGSAAGEKRIETGDVIVDIGQVTVKTPDDVKKRIDALRREGRKNALLMLASRSGELRFVTVRIN, from the coding sequence ATGGCAATTGCACCAAAGGCGGGATTTGCTCGCACCCTTTTCGCAACCGTGGCACTGGGGGCGATGACGGTCGGTGGCACTCTTTCGATGGGGACGCCTCCCGCAATCGCGGCTCAGGGGCCAGCTTCCGTTGCTGATCTGGCCGAGGGCCTGCTCGATGCGGTCGTGAACATCTCCACATCCCAGACCGTCAAGGGAGACGGGGAAGGTGACGGTGCTGTTCCCATGCCGCAGGTGCCGGAAGGCTCCCCGTTCCAGGAATATTTCAAGGACTTCTTCGGCGACAATGGCGGCGCGCAGGGTGACGAATCGCGCAAGGTCCAGTCGCTGGGTTCCGGTTTCGTCATCGATGCCGAGAAGGGGTTCATCGTCACAAACAATCACGTGATCGCCGATGCCGACGAAATCGAAGTCAATTTCAATGATGGTTCCAAGCTGAAAGCGGAACTCGTCGGAAAGGACATCAAGACCGATCTGGCGATCCTTAAAGTGGACCCGTCCAAGCATAAGCTGAAGGCCGTACAATTCGGCAATTCGGAAAAGGCGCGTATCGGCGACTGGGTTCTTGCAATCGGCAATCCGTTCGGTCTTGGCGGAACGGTTACCGCCGGCATTATTTCGGCCCGCAAGCGGGATATCAATTCCGGTCCCTATGATGATTTCATCCAGACCGACGCGGCTATCAACCGGGGCAATTCGGGTGGTCCTCTGTTCGATATGGAAGGAAAGGTGATTGGCATCAACACGGCGATCATCTCGCCGTCGGGAGGTTCCATCGGTATCGGCTTCGCCATCCCGGCAGAAATGGCCGTCGGTGTAATCGACCAACTCAAGGAGTTTGGTGAGGTTCGCCGCGGCTGGCTCGGTGTGCGCATCCAGCCGGTTACGGACGATATTGCCCAGAGCCTCGGGTTGAAGGAAGCCAAGGGCGCGCTGGTCGCCGGATTGATCGAAAACTCCGGCGTCGACAACAAGGCCATTGAAGCAGGCGATGTCGTGATCCGTTATGAAGGCAAGCCGGTTAACACTGCCCGCGATCTGCCTCGATTGGTTGCCGAAACGCCTGTCGGCAAGGAAGTAGAAATTGTCGTGGTCCGTCAGGGTGAGGAAAAGACCGTGAAGGTAAAGCTCGGTCGTCTCGTAGAGGACGACAAGAGCACCGAGGCTGCGACGGAAGACCAGGCTCCGCTTCCTGAAGGCGAAGGCGGAGATGAAGGCAAGCAAATGCCGGATACGCCGAAAAAGGACCAGAAGAGCGACGCTGCTCCAAGCGTGCTTGGGATGAAGCTCAGCGAGCTGAGCGACGAGGTCCGCGGTGAGTTTGGCATTGCCGAAGATGTAGAAGGCGTTGCGGTTCTTTACGTCTCTCCCGGCTCCGCTGCCGGCGAAAAGCGTATCGAAACCGGTGATGTTATCGTCGATATTGGCCAGGTGACCGTAAAAACGCCCGACGATGTGAAGAAGCGCATCGATGCGCTGCGCCGCGAGGGACGCAAGAATGCACTCCTGATGCTGGCATCCCGCTCGGGCGAATTGCGTTTTGTGACTGTCCGGATCAATTGA
- a CDS encoding TetR/AcrR family transcriptional regulator, protein MKPTDIIDMAVLPEKRAVSEKGLNSAAIKPGQCMKRDFILCSAARVFNRDGFQGASIDLIASEAGVSRQTIYNHYRDKEALLAAVVEDALARMSASMFAVLATFPQTGDNLEHDLVAFSIRMSRNCIYDSSGAFLRKILQANETNLPLAASICNTKGPAQAIPAIAARLVRLAMDGHLHVDDPDLAARHFMALINADTHYHILTGQCLDDAIIEKSAVNGVRTFLRAFGRR, encoded by the coding sequence ATGAAACCTACTGACATAATCGACATGGCCGTCCTGCCCGAGAAGCGCGCCGTATCCGAAAAGGGCCTGAATTCCGCGGCGATAAAGCCCGGACAGTGCATGAAGCGCGACTTCATCTTGTGTTCCGCAGCGCGGGTTTTCAACCGCGACGGGTTTCAGGGGGCGAGTATCGATCTCATCGCCAGCGAAGCGGGCGTATCACGCCAGACCATCTACAATCATTACCGCGACAAGGAAGCGCTGCTCGCTGCCGTCGTCGAGGATGCACTGGCGCGTATGAGTGCGAGCATGTTCGCGGTTCTGGCCACATTTCCCCAGACCGGCGACAATCTGGAGCATGATCTGGTGGCGTTCTCCATCCGCATGAGCCGGAACTGCATCTACGATTCGTCCGGGGCGTTTCTGCGCAAGATATTGCAGGCCAATGAGACCAACCTGCCGCTTGCCGCCAGCATTTGCAATACGAAGGGCCCTGCACAGGCTATACCTGCGATCGCGGCGCGCCTGGTCCGCCTTGCGATGGATGGCCATCTGCACGTCGATGATCCCGATCTGGCGGCGCGCCATTTCATGGCGCTGATCAACGCCGACACCCATTATCATATACTGACCGGCCAGTGTCTGGATGATGCGATCATCGAGAAGAGCGCCGTCAACGGAGTGCGCACCTTCCTGAGGGCATTCGGGCGTCGATAG
- a CDS encoding SspB family protein has translation MVQDLIRYDILAQEALRGVIRKVLAEVAKAGLPGNHHFFITFLTGAPGVRISSRLKEKYPEQMTIVLQHQFWDMHVTDQLFEVGLSFGDIPEKLTVPFSAVRGFYDPSVNFELEFDVAVSQPESDNDEGGNVAPIEIASTEAPVEKAEKPKSKSRKTAAEKEAAASKDSNTDEADKEAKPSADVVSLDAFRKK, from the coding sequence ATGGTACAGGACCTAATCCGTTACGATATTCTCGCTCAGGAAGCCCTCCGCGGCGTCATTCGCAAGGTTCTTGCGGAAGTGGCCAAGGCTGGCTTGCCAGGTAACCACCACTTCTTCATCACGTTCCTGACCGGAGCGCCTGGTGTGCGAATTTCCTCGCGCCTGAAGGAGAAATATCCCGAGCAGATGACGATCGTTTTACAGCATCAGTTCTGGGACATGCATGTGACCGACCAACTTTTTGAAGTTGGCCTTTCCTTCGGGGACATTCCGGAAAAGTTGACCGTTCCATTTTCGGCAGTCCGCGGTTTTTATGACCCTTCGGTCAATTTCGAACTCGAATTTGACGTAGCGGTCAGCCAGCCCGAAAGCGACAATGACGAAGGCGGCAATGTTGCCCCTATCGAGATCGCTTCAACGGAAGCCCCAGTCGAGAAGGCGGAAAAGCCTAAATCGAAGTCGCGCAAGACTGCGGCCGAAAAAGAAGCCGCTGCTTCCAAAGACAGCAATACAGATGAGGCCGACAAGGAAGCCAAGCCTTCGGCTGATGTGGTTTCGCTGGATGCATTCCGGAAGAAATAA
- a CDS encoding DUF2065 domain-containing protein: MSDFLAAVGLLFVLEGLLYGGFPSLAKKLAREASETPENMLRIAGIAALAIGVGIVWLVRG; encoded by the coding sequence ATGAGCGATTTTCTAGCCGCCGTAGGTCTTCTCTTCGTTCTCGAAGGGCTGCTCTACGGCGGCTTTCCTTCTTTGGCCAAGAAGCTGGCCCGTGAGGCGAGCGAGACGCCGGAGAATATGTTGCGCATCGCCGGGATTGCAGCGCTTGCAATTGGCGTCGGCATTGTCTGGCTGGTCAGGGGATAA